From the genome of Brienomyrus brachyistius isolate T26 chromosome 8, BBRACH_0.4, whole genome shotgun sequence, one region includes:
- the dennd6aa gene encoding DENN/MADD domain containing 6Aa, with translation MALHGQGGMEEPVEEPEDFRQGDVSISSAIELPDAVPGVETPAEPLLLPWDRFSAWLHCICVVGFDLELGQAVEVIYPHHSKLTDKEKTSICYLSFPDSNSGCLGDTQFCFRFRQAAGRKSSLGCFLDQFDRDAPLCLKRDQGYYYGYVYFRQVRDKSLKRGYFQKSLVLISKLPYITFFHSLLKLVAPEYFEKQEPCLEAACNDIDRWPTPYPGKILTLPIMGVVMKIRIPACYDKPGMSQLVQSSENDTLVSVVLPTIHEVDLFRCFSPVFFHIQMLWELVLLGEALVVMAPSPAESSDTVLALVSCISPLRYCSDFRPYFTIHDSEFKEYTTRTQAPPSVILGVTNPFFAKTLQHWPHIIRIGDMKQAGEVTKQMKVKKLKNLKTLDSKPGVYSSYKPFLNRDEEIIKQLQRGVQQKRPSAAQNAILRRHFLELTQSFIIPLERYVASLMPLQKSISPWKSPPQLRPFSQDEFMKTLEKAGPQLTSRLKGDWIGLYRQFLKSPNFDGWFRNRRKEMTQKLEALHLEALCDEDLQLRIQKHTEVETVDLVLKLKDKLTQAEREQLPVKAGTLARLQTHIETVILSLPEDLQGILLKSSSP, from the exons ATGGCCTTGCATGGTCAAGGGGGAATGGAGGAACCGGTTGAGGAGCCCGAAGACTTTCGGCAAGGGGACGTCAGCATCTCCTCGGCGATTGAATTGCCCGACGCGGTGCCCGGAGTTGAGACTCCCGCGGAGCCGCTGCTTTTGCCTTGGGACCGCTTCTCCGCCTGGCTGCACTGTATCTGCGTGGTGGGCTTTGATCTGGAGCTGGGGCAGGCGGTGGAG GTCATTTACCCACACCACTCAAAACTCACAGACAAAGAG AAAACAAGTATATGTTACCTGTCTTTCCCAGACTCAAATTCAG GCTGTCTGGGGGACACGCAGTTCTGCTTCCGTTTCCGCCAAGCGGCAGGCAGGAAGTCTTCCCTCGGCTGCTTCCTGGATCAGTTCGACAGAGATGCCCCCCTCTGTCTCAAG AGAGATCAAGGCTATTACTATGGATATGTATACTTCAGGCAAGTCCGTGACAAGTCGCTCAAGAGAGGATACTTCCAGAAG TCCCTGGTCCTCATCAGCAAGCTCCCCTACATCACCTTCTTCCACTCCTTGCTCAAGCTCGTCGCCCCCGAGTATTTCGAGAAGCAGGAGCCGTGTCTGGAAGCCG CCTGCAATGACATTGACCGATGGCCGACACCGTACCCTGGGAAAATCTTAACGCTTCCAATAATGGGAGTTGTCATGAAG ATTCGGATCCCGGCCTGTTATGACAAGCCCGGCATGTCACAGCTGGTCCAGTCGTCGGAG AATGACACCCTGGTCTCCGTTGTCCTGCCCACCATTCACGAGGTGGACCTCTTCAG GTGTTTCAGCCCAGTCTTCTTTCACATCCAGATGTTGTGGGAGCTAGTATTGTTGGGAGAGGCCCTGGTCGTCATGGCTCCTTCTCCAGCTGAGTCTTCTGACACGGTGCTGGCACTGGTCAG CTGTATATCCCCGCTCCGCTACTGCAGCGACTTCAGGCCCTACTTCACCATCCACGACAGCGAGTTCAAGGAGTACACCACCCGCACGCAGGCCCC GCCATCTGTCATCCTTGGAGTGACGAATCCCTTCTTTGCCAAAACCCTCCAGCACTGGCCTCACATTATCCGGATTGGGGATATGAAACAAGCAG GGGAGGTGACTAAACAGATGAAGGTGAAGAAGCTGAAGAACTTGAAGACCCTGGattccaaaccag GAGTGTACAGCTCCTACAAGCCGTTCCTGAACCGGGACGAGGAGATCATCAAGCAGCTGCAGAGG GGTGTTCAGCAGAAGCGGCCCTCTGCCGCCCAGAACGCCATCCTCCGGAGGCACTTCCTGGAGCTGACCCAGAGCTTCATCATTCCCTTG GAGCGTTATGTGGCGAGTCTGATGCCTTTGCAGAAGAGCATTTCACCTTGGAAG AGCCCTCCCCAGCTGCGGCCGTTCAGCCAAGATGAGTTCATGAAGACACTGGAGAAGGCGGGGCCACAGCTCACCTCACGCCTCAAAGGAGACTGGATTGGCCTCTACAG GCAGTTTCTGAAGTCTCCCAACTTCGACGGCTGGTTCCGGAACCGCAGGAAGGAGATGACCCAGAAACTCGAGGCGCTGCACCTGGAAGCCCTCTGTGATGAG GACCTACAGCTGCGCATCCAGAAGCACACGGAGGTGGAGACAGTGGACCTCGTGCTCAAGCTGAAGGATAAACTG acacaggCGGAGAGGGAGCAGCTGCCAGTCAAAGCAGGAACACTAGCCAGACTGCAGACCCACATCgaaactgtcatcctgtccctgCCCGAGGATCTGCAGGGAATCCTGCTCAAGTCATCCAGCCCATGA